A genomic window from Solanum dulcamara chromosome 11, daSolDulc1.2, whole genome shotgun sequence includes:
- the LOC129874942 gene encoding equilibrative nucleotide transporter 3-like isoform X2 codes for MTNALSSRSPNPTRLEGKFMGVFVCWILGLGSLVSWNSLLSIGDYYYALFPLDLVTSGAGGIGNYIGICFIVGCFGVADAHVQGGMVGDIAFMCPEFMQSFFGGLAASGALTSGLRLITKAAFENSNNGLRKGVMLFLSISAFFEFLCILLYAFIFPKLPIVKHYRSKAAAEGSTTVAADLAAAGIGIQPMDKADNDTKQSERLSTKQLILQNIDYELDLYLIYVLTLSIFPGFLYENTGTHQLGSWYPLVLIAMYNVWDLIGRYVPLVKIIELKSRKGLMIATLSRFLLIPCFYFTAKYGDQGWMIFLVSFLGLTNGYLTVNVMTAAPKGYKGPEQNALGNLLVLFLLAGIFSGVTLDWLWIIGNGKF; via the exons ATGACTAATGCTCTTTCTAGTAGAAGTCCAAATCCTACAAGGCTTGAG GGGAAATTTATGGGTGTTTTTGTTTGTTGGATTTTGGGACTTGGGTCCCTTGTTTCTTGGAACAGTTTACTGAGCATAGGAGATTACTACTATGCATTGTTTCCG TTGGATTTGGTGACTTCCGGTGCGGGTGGAATAGGAAATTACATTGGTATATGTTTCATAGTAGGCTGTTTTGGAGTTGCAGATGCTCATGTTCAAGGTGGAATGGTTGGAGATATAGCTTTCATGTGCCCTGAGTTCATGCAA TCGTTTTTTGGTGGTCTTGCTGCATCTGGTGCACTTACCTCTGGTTTAAGGCTAATAACCAAGGCAGCTTTTGAAAACAGTAACAATGGCCTACGCAAAGGAGTTA TGTTGTTCCTTTCCATCTCCGCATTCTTTGAATTCCTATGCATCCTTCTATATGCATTCATATTTCCTAAGCTACCAATTGTGAAGCACTACCGCTCAAAGGCAGCTGCAGAAGGATCAACAACTGTTGCAGCAGACTTAGCTGCTGCAGGCATCGGAATTCAACCGATGGACAAA GCTGATAATGATACCAAACAATCGGAACGTCTGAGCACCAAACAACTAATTCTTCAGAACATTGATTATGAATTGGACTTGTACTTGATTTATGTCCTCACTTTATCAATTTTCCCTGGATTCTTGTACGAAAACACTGGTACCCACCAATTGGGATCATG gTACCCTCTAGTTCTGATAGCAATGTACAATGTTTGGGATCTGATAGGAAGATACGTTCCACTGGTTAAGATAATCGAGCTTAAATCACGAAAGGGCCTCATGATAGCGACCCTCTCTCGTTTCCTGTTGATCCCTTGCTTCTACTTCACTGCAAAATATGGTGATCAAGGCTGGATGATATTTCTCGTATCCTTCTTGGGACTCACTAATGGTTACCTCACTGTTAATGTCATGACAGCTGCACCTAAAGGATACAAG GGGCCTGAGCAAAATGCATTGGGTAACTTGCTAGTGTTATTCCTACTAGCTGGAATATTTTCTGGTGTTACTTTAGATTGGTTGTGGATTATTGGTAATGGAAAATTCTGA
- the LOC129874942 gene encoding equilibrative nucleotide transporter 3-like isoform X1: MTNALSSRSPNPTRLEGKFMGVFVCWILGLGSLVSWNSLLSIGDYYYALFPDYHPSRVLTLVYQPFALGTMAILAYNEAKVDTRKRNLAGYILFTLSTVALIMLDLVTSGAGGIGNYIGICFIVGCFGVADAHVQGGMVGDIAFMCPEFMQSFFGGLAASGALTSGLRLITKAAFENSNNGLRKGVMLFLSISAFFEFLCILLYAFIFPKLPIVKHYRSKAAAEGSTTVAADLAAAGIGIQPMDKADNDTKQSERLSTKQLILQNIDYELDLYLIYVLTLSIFPGFLYENTGTHQLGSWYPLVLIAMYNVWDLIGRYVPLVKIIELKSRKGLMIATLSRFLLIPCFYFTAKYGDQGWMIFLVSFLGLTNGYLTVNVMTAAPKGYKGPEQNALGNLLVLFLLAGIFSGVTLDWLWIIGNGKF, encoded by the exons ATGACTAATGCTCTTTCTAGTAGAAGTCCAAATCCTACAAGGCTTGAG GGGAAATTTATGGGTGTTTTTGTTTGTTGGATTTTGGGACTTGGGTCCCTTGTTTCTTGGAACAGTTTACTGAGCATAGGAGATTACTACTATGCATTGTTTCCG GATTATCATCCTTCAAGGGTACTCACCCTAGTGTATCAACCATTTGCACTTGGAACAATGGCAATTCTTGCATATAATGAGGCAAAAGTTGATACAAGAAAGCGTAACTTAGCTGGATATATTCTTTTTACCTTAAGTACAGTTGCACTCATAATG TTGGATTTGGTGACTTCCGGTGCGGGTGGAATAGGAAATTACATTGGTATATGTTTCATAGTAGGCTGTTTTGGAGTTGCAGATGCTCATGTTCAAGGTGGAATGGTTGGAGATATAGCTTTCATGTGCCCTGAGTTCATGCAA TCGTTTTTTGGTGGTCTTGCTGCATCTGGTGCACTTACCTCTGGTTTAAGGCTAATAACCAAGGCAGCTTTTGAAAACAGTAACAATGGCCTACGCAAAGGAGTTA TGTTGTTCCTTTCCATCTCCGCATTCTTTGAATTCCTATGCATCCTTCTATATGCATTCATATTTCCTAAGCTACCAATTGTGAAGCACTACCGCTCAAAGGCAGCTGCAGAAGGATCAACAACTGTTGCAGCAGACTTAGCTGCTGCAGGCATCGGAATTCAACCGATGGACAAA GCTGATAATGATACCAAACAATCGGAACGTCTGAGCACCAAACAACTAATTCTTCAGAACATTGATTATGAATTGGACTTGTACTTGATTTATGTCCTCACTTTATCAATTTTCCCTGGATTCTTGTACGAAAACACTGGTACCCACCAATTGGGATCATG gTACCCTCTAGTTCTGATAGCAATGTACAATGTTTGGGATCTGATAGGAAGATACGTTCCACTGGTTAAGATAATCGAGCTTAAATCACGAAAGGGCCTCATGATAGCGACCCTCTCTCGTTTCCTGTTGATCCCTTGCTTCTACTTCACTGCAAAATATGGTGATCAAGGCTGGATGATATTTCTCGTATCCTTCTTGGGACTCACTAATGGTTACCTCACTGTTAATGTCATGACAGCTGCACCTAAAGGATACAAG GGGCCTGAGCAAAATGCATTGGGTAACTTGCTAGTGTTATTCCTACTAGCTGGAATATTTTCTGGTGTTACTTTAGATTGGTTGTGGATTATTGGTAATGGAAAATTCTGA
- the LOC129874610 gene encoding uncharacterized protein LOC129874610: protein MSGSLHAPPEFDSGNGDSVASTPRSEQHHQHMYDETTASQPRARFMCSFGGKIMLRPHDNQLRYVGGDTRIVAVNRHTTFAALLGKLSKLVGYPNINIKYQLPNEELDALITVTTDEDLENMMEEYDRLTQNQKSARLRLFLFSNDSGSRASTISSILDGSSKREQWFVDALNGGAGTGLERGRSEVSSIVSEVPDYLFGLDTSDDPPRESKFVKNKILSEPGSPAPPIVSSPYCSISSSSMTPTAAMTVMPDLPPVKTKPDKPNPTAESRETPVASATESGEKTVQQQQQPSYPSSPLWHYPAPPVQTIPVYYVPGPVPPGNIPVQSTLRAPYIHPFPVAPNQFPVGYPPVSNIGQVYSGLRPVMSADPNDFSATAREGMNYYGVRNSGVVPGYGGPVREEMQGPGVDGKTGRVSQ, encoded by the coding sequence ATGAGTGGGTCTCTTCACGCGCCGCCAGAGTTCGACTCCGGCAACGGCGATTCAGTAGCCTCCACGCCTCGCTCGGAGCAGCACCATCAACACATGTACGATGAAACCACCGCTTCGCAGCCACGTGCCCGTTTCATGTGCAGCTTCGGTGGCAAAATTATGCTTAGGCCACACGACAATCAACTCCGCTACGTTGGCGGCGATACTCGAATTGTTGCAGTGAACCGCCACACTACCTTCGCAGCTCTCCTCGGAAAACTCTCCAAACTCGTCGGATATCCAAACATTAACATCAAGTACCAGCTACCTAATGAGGAACTGGACGCTTTGATAACCGTCACAACCGATGAAGATTTGGAGAATATGATGGAAGAGTACGATCGGCTCACGCAGAATCAGAAATCGGCTCGTCTTCGGCTCTTCCTTTTCTCTAACGATTCTGGTTCCAGAGCCAGCACTATCAGCTCCATCCTTGACGGCTCATCTAAGAGAGAGCAATGGTTTGTTGATGCACTCAATGGTGGAGCCGGTACGGGTCTGGAGCGTGGGCGATCCGAAGTATCGTCTATTGTTTCTGAAGTTCCGGATTACTTGTTCGGACTGGATACTTCGGATGATCCGCCCCGTGAATCAAAATTCGTGAAGAACAAGATCCTTTCGGAGCCGGGTTCACCCGCTCCACCCATTGTTTCTTCTCCGTATTGCTctatatcatcatcatcaatgaCACCTACAGCAGCTATGACAGTAATGCCGGATCTTCCACCCGTTAAAACAAAGCCCGATAAGCCAAACCCGACAGCTGAATCCAGAGAAACGCCGGTTGCAAGTGCGACTGAGTCAGGCGAAAAGACGGttcaacagcaacaacaaccgAGTTATCCAAGTAGTCCGCTATGGCACTACCCCGCCCCACCGGTGCAAACCATACCCGTTTACTATGTCCCGGGTCCGGTTCCGCCCGGAAATATCCCGGTCCAATCCACATTACGGGCTCCATATATTCATCCGTTTCCGGTTGCTCCGAATCAATTTCCCGTCGGATATCCACCAGTTTCAAATATAGGGCAAGTATACAGTGGATTGAGGCCGGTAATGAGTGCTGACCCGAATGACTTTTCTGCTACTGCAAGGGAAGGAATGAATTACTATGGAGTTAGGAATTCAGGTGTTGTTCCGGGTTATGGAGGTCCAGTTAGGGAAGAAATGCAGGGACCCGGAGTTGATGGGAAAACGGGTCGGGTCTCCCAATAA